Proteins from a genomic interval of Debaryomyces hansenii CBS767 chromosome E complete sequence:
- a CDS encoding DEHA2E11044p (some similarities with uniprot|P54000 Saccharomyces cerevisiae YMR039C SUB1 transcriptional coactivator and similar to ca|CA4375|IPF11309 Candida albicans IPF11309), which produces MAYKRSFSNKNTSDTSSSNDKVIELDKKKQITVRKFNNVNLVDIREFYVDKDTNEKKPGKKGISLTEDVWLKLVQSSSDVQDALDVLNGVEPSRKKAKQTENNDDDAADAKAEANNEDQKTDTKEEEDVSDEDAE; this is translated from the coding sequence ATGGCATATAAGAGATCATTTTCCAACAAGAACACCTCAGACACATCCAGCTCTAATGATAAAGTAATTGAGCTTGATAAAAAGAAGCAAATTACGGTTCGTAAATTCAACAATGTGAACTTAGTTGATATAAGAGAATTCTACGTTGATAAAGATACCAATGAGAAGAAACCCGGAAAAAAGGGAATATCTTTAACTGAAGATGTCTGGTTGAAGCTAGTACAATCGTCGAGCGATGTTCAAGACGCATTGGATGTGCTAAACGGGGTTGAGCCAAGCAGAAAAAAGGCGAAACAGACGGAAAACAATGACGATGATGCTGCTGATGCTAAAGCTGAGGCCAATAATGAGGATCAAAAGACTGACACgaaggaagaagaggaCGTGAGTGACGAAGATGCCGAGTAA
- a CDS encoding DEHA2E11066p (similar to uniprot|Q04212 Saccharomyces cerevisiae YMR041C) produces MTITLVKPIRGTHTQKFRSIKDLPPLIIGGAVFNYIYTSDPAGIPAYDLLDLAFKNGLLALDTSPYYGRSEELLGKALKQLEDKWERESYFICTKAGRIGEKEFDYSKDGVRKSVLRSLERLNTTYLDLVYMHDVEFVTEEEIYDALKELRLMKDEGLVKNIGISGYPVKLLYRVALQCNTNYSGTIGPLDAVLSYSNGCLQNTILYDLYQDFFDKCGIQKLMNGSILSMSLLNSRKTLDFHPASQELKDKIAEIAEYLKVNHNNLELADLSTRFAYMTWLFGSSNKEVGFHDLTWNQNCSIVLGVSGIEELEAAISNYWLVKENIGNVNDKDQILFTKVKRRLGPKHYNETWESGLEQHNNY; encoded by the coding sequence ATGACTATAACTCTAGTTAAGCCTATAAGGGGCACCCATACGCAGAAGTTTCGTTCAATAAAAGACCTACCACCTCTAATTATTGGAGGTGCGgtatttaattatatttatacttcGGACCCGGCTGGTATTCCAGCTTACGATTTGCTAGATCTTGCGTTTAAGAACGGGTTATTGGCTCTAGATACTTCTCCATATTATGGTAGGTCAGAGGAGCTTTTAGGTAAAGCGTTGAAGCAATTAGAGGACAAATGGGAGCGAGAGTCATACTTTATTTGCACCAAAGCTGGAAGAATCGGCGAGAAGGAATTTGATTATTCGAAAGACGGAGTAAGGAAATCTGTGTTAAGGTCACTCGAAAGATTAAATACTACATACCTTGATTTAGTGTACATGCATGATGTTGAGTTTGTAACCGAAGAGGAAATTTATGAtgcattgaaagaattacGCTTAATGAAAGACGAAGGATTGGTGAAAAACATAGGTATTTCAGGGTATCCAGTGAAGTTATTATACCGGGTTGCCTTGCAATGTAATACGAACTATTCCGGTACAATCGGTCCTTTGGATGCTGTTTTGTCGTATTCGAACGGATGTCTTCAGAATACGATATTATATGATTTATACCAGGACTTCTTTGATAAGTGTGGAATACAGAAGTTAATGAACGGGTCAATCTTGAGTATGTCGTTATTGAACTCCAGAAAGACTCTCGATTTCCATCCGGCTTCGCAGGAATTAAAAGATAAGATTGCAGAAATTGCAGAGTATTTGAAAGTTAACcataataatttagaacTTGCAGATTTGTCTACAAGATTTGCGTATATGACGTGGTTATTCGGAAGTTCAAATAAAGAAGTAGGTTTCCACGATTTGACCTGGAACCAAAATTGTTCGATCGTTTTGGGTGTTTCGGGTATTGAAGAGTTGGAAGCGGCCATAAGTAACTATTGGCTTGTGAAGGAGAACATAGGAAATGTGAATGATAAGGATCAGATTCTTTTTACTAAAGTAAAGAGGCGTCTTGGCCCAAAACACTATAATGAGACTTGGGAAAGTGGCCTTGAACAACATAACAATTATTAG
- a CDS encoding DEHA2E11088p (similar to ca|CA4373|IPF5287 Candida albicans IPF5287 signal transduction protein (by homology)), with protein sequence MTRIDRIRSENTTFVNNFWGRRDSGFKVIQTKIKHALTTLEELLDFYRERIQIEKDYNKKLEKLNGKILLGSHETGSLKKSLDKLSLENKHMVKDNSKFIKSLSQTNYDKLNHFYAIYYKKVSKIESHMQKIINKQNDLFKTLEMNKNKYQEECSQIKSFRLLVQTTWGKELEKNEAKLNKITSSNINTKKHYQIAVTNFTDLNEIFVRDWSIALKDFYQLEVERIQICKVNCFTFCNNIATLCVDNDQSVDLARSVFALVSPPQDLQDFGDTYGTGDKIYKSPEFVDFMDGYGDEQRDSEFTRAEFENPDSDRLSRSYSSYSQGTQQSLPTRETVAKTPLPLVKESLEKASLPPPPTNNIPISAPNGFLGSPSRKPPAGFDRSSSVYSTQDKNDVFSVGEKETSHKFSNSNGSSNYSNPTNYTGSNYSGSSNNERNWASPRRKEKQLSQFQEQINLKSKELPSFPNNSHDTNETAQNVPIMKDFSIDFIAKALEDLNSGGDGDINQYRRSVRGTGNPEEPRAKTAPSTPFGKLKTHSDFVDDRDEVATRHDSIMFSSPTRNQNSAELDGSPIKRGRRQRPKSMLDPLSNDRLSDYPIGDHMDHSVDTCIIKKPTEQFQTPHRKHQRSLSKSPTKSYTNLNAMIQQSSNPILTPIGNTPYLSKAKAMYTYKPQDHGELYFKKGWFMYIIHKQEDNWFVCELAQNCKDRAGMIGLVPGNYLHEEQDLF encoded by the coding sequence AGATTCTTTTGGGGTCTCACGAGACTGGGtcgttgaagaaatcactAGACAAATTATCGTTAGAAAATAAACATATGGTAAAAGATAACTCCAAGTTTATAAAGTCATTATCGCAGACAAACTACGACAAGCTTAATCATTTCTATGCTATCTACTATAAAAAAGTTTCTAAGATCGAACTGCATAtgcaaaaaattattaataaacaaaatgatCTCTTCAAAACTTTGGAAATGAATAAGAACAAGTACCAGGAAGAATGTTCtcaaattaaatcatttagACTACTCGTTCAGACTACGTGGGGTAAAGAGTTGGAAAAGAACGAGgcaaaattgaacaaaataacatcttcaaatattaatactaaGAAGCACTACCAAATAGCAGTGACAAATTTCACagatttaaatgaaatatttgtacGGGATTGGTCTATAGCTCTAAAAGACTTTTATCAATTGGAAGTTGAAAGAATTCAGATCTGTAAAGTTAATTGTTTCACATTCTGCAATAATATCGCAACGTTGTGTGTTGATAACGATCAATCCGTTGATTTGGCAAGATCTGTGTTCGCTTTGGTATCTCCACCACAAGACTTACAGGATTTTGGAGATACATATGGGACAGgtgataaaatatataaatctcctgaatttgttgattttatGGATGGGTATGGTGATGAACAAAGAGACTCTGAATTCACAAGAgctgaatttgaaaatccAGACAGTGATAGGTTATCTAGATCGTACTCATCATACTCACAAGGGACACAACAATCATTACCCACCCGCGAAACAGTCGCTAAAACCCCATTGCCTCTTGTTAAGGAATCTTTAGAAAAGGCTAGTCTTCCCCCACCTCCTACCAATAACATACCCATCAGTGCGCCAAATGGATTTTTAGGGTCACCTAGTAGGAAACCCCCTGCTGGATTTGACAGATCAAGCTCGGTGTATAGTACTCAAGACAAGAATGACGTGTTTTCGGTCGGGGAGAAAGAGACATCTCATAAATTCTCTAACAGTAATGGCTCATCCAATTATTCGAACCCTACGAACTATACCGGCTCTAACTATTCAGGTTCTTCCAACAATGAAAGAAACTGGGCATCTCCTCGCCGAAAGGAGAAACAATTAAGTCAATTTCAAGAGCAgattaatttgaaatcaaaagaattacCATCATTTCCTAACAACTCGCATGATACGAATGAAACAGCTCAAAATGTACCAATAATGAAAGACTTTTCAATAGACTTTATTGCTAAAGCTTTGGAGGATTTGAATTCTGGAGGCGATGGTgatataaatcaatacaGAAGGTCTGTCAGGGGAACAGGTAACCCTGAGGAGCCTAGGGCGAAAACAGCTCCTTCCACTCCTTTCGGCAAACTAAAGACGCACTCCGACTTCGTCGACGATCGTGATGAAGTTGCAACCAGACATGACTCCATAATGTTCTCTTCACCTACAAGGAACCAAAATAGCGCGGAGTTGGATGGATCACCTATCAAGCGAGGAAGACGCCAGAGGCCAAAGTCAATGCTTGACCCACTTTCCAACGATAGACTTTCAGACTACCCAATAGGAGACCACATGGACCATCTGGTAGACACATGTATAATCAAAAAACCTACTGAACAATTCCAGACTCCACACAGGAAACACCAAAGATCTTTACTGAAGTCCCCTACGAAATCTTATACGAACCTCAATGCAATGATTCAGCAATCTTCAAACCCCATATTGACTCCAATAGGAAATACTCCTTACCTATCAAAGGCAAAAGCTATGTATACATACAAACCACAGGACCATGGTGAAttgtatttcaaaaaaGGATGGTTCatgtatattattcataAGCAAGAGGATAATTGGTTTGTATGCGAGCTAGCCCAAAATTGTAAAGATAGAGCTGGTATGATTGGTTTGGTTCCAGGTAACTACTTGCACGAGGAACAGGACCTATTTTAG